In one Pseudarthrobacter oxydans genomic region, the following are encoded:
- a CDS encoding ABC transporter ATP-binding protein translates to MGNTLLKVDKVSKRFGGVQAVGGVSLELKHGEIIGLIGANGAGKTSFFNLVSGMHFPDAGRVEFDGDDITKLDTASRARCGIGRTFQVVRPFKGMTVAENVMVPLLVNDASVKTARKRAAELLEELSIPGLAHKPAESLTLAQRKRVEVARALATGPKLLLLDEVLAGLNSREVIDVLPFVAKVRERGVSILMIEHLVSAVMEVSDRILVLDHGVVISEGLPSEVVNDPKVIAAYLGKED, encoded by the coding sequence ATGGGCAACACCCTCTTGAAGGTGGATAAAGTATCGAAACGGTTCGGCGGCGTTCAGGCAGTCGGGGGAGTCTCCCTGGAACTGAAACACGGTGAAATTATCGGCCTCATCGGAGCGAACGGAGCGGGTAAGACATCCTTCTTCAATCTAGTCTCCGGGATGCATTTCCCCGACGCCGGGAGAGTCGAATTCGACGGCGATGACATCACTAAGCTGGACACGGCCAGCCGCGCGCGCTGCGGTATTGGCCGTACCTTCCAAGTGGTTCGGCCGTTCAAGGGCATGACAGTCGCGGAAAATGTCATGGTGCCGTTGTTGGTCAATGATGCGAGCGTCAAGACGGCGAGGAAACGGGCGGCCGAGCTGCTGGAAGAACTTAGCATTCCCGGCCTGGCGCACAAGCCGGCGGAAAGCCTGACTCTCGCCCAACGCAAACGTGTCGAGGTGGCGCGTGCACTGGCAACGGGTCCGAAACTTCTGCTTCTGGACGAGGTTCTTGCAGGGTTGAACAGTCGCGAGGTTATCGACGTCCTTCCGTTTGTTGCGAAAGTCAGGGAACGCGGCGTATCCATCTTGATGATTGAGCACCTCGTATCGGCAGTCATGGAGGTTTCCGACCGGATTCTCGTCCTTGACCACGGTGTGGTGATCTCGGAGGGGCTGCCCAGTGAAGTTGTGAACGATCCGAAGGTCATCGCGGCCTATCTGGGTAAGGAAGACTAA
- a CDS encoding ABC transporter ATP-binding protein has protein sequence MLEVKNISAFYGDAQALENVNLTLGKSGIVALLGPNAAGKSTTLRVISGIVPAASGTVHFEGEDITAASPQDRVGLGIVHVPEGRKLFGTLSVEDNLILGGYSRRKDRKTTARLDGIYDRFPRLRERRFQDAGLLSGGEQQMVAVGRGLMSEPKLLMIDEMSLGLAPMIVKQMFSLVQEIATGNMCVLLVEQHVQNALAVADHGFIIDGGVTRVSGPVHELLSSTLVRESYLGQ, from the coding sequence ATGCTTGAGGTAAAAAACATTTCCGCCTTTTACGGCGACGCGCAGGCTCTGGAAAACGTAAATCTCACACTCGGAAAATCCGGCATCGTGGCACTGCTCGGACCCAACGCGGCCGGCAAGTCCACCACCCTTCGGGTAATTAGCGGAATTGTGCCGGCCGCGAGCGGAACTGTGCACTTCGAAGGGGAGGACATTACTGCGGCGTCGCCCCAAGACCGTGTTGGCCTGGGCATCGTCCACGTTCCGGAAGGGCGGAAGCTGTTCGGGACTCTCAGCGTGGAGGACAACCTCATCCTCGGCGGCTACAGCAGGCGCAAGGACCGAAAAACAACAGCCAGGCTGGACGGGATCTATGACCGGTTTCCAAGGCTACGGGAGCGCCGCTTTCAGGACGCAGGGCTGCTTTCCGGTGGAGAGCAACAAATGGTAGCCGTCGGGCGCGGTCTCATGTCGGAGCCCAAGTTGCTAATGATCGACGAAATGTCCCTGGGATTGGCGCCGATGATCGTGAAACAGATGTTTTCGCTGGTCCAGGAGATTGCGACGGGCAACATGTGCGTGCTCCTAGTTGAGCAGCATGTGCAGAATGCGCTGGCCGTCGCAGACCACGGGTTCATCATCGATGGCGGCGTGACGCGTGTATCAGGACCTGTCCACGAACTGCTCAGCAGTACTCTGGTTCGCGAATCGTACCTAGGCCAGTGA
- a CDS encoding branched-chain amino acid ABC transporter permease: protein MILIYVGITVAWNILAFGGILSLGHAAFFGIGSYTVALLYVNLNINPWLGILAAMVTAGIGALCLAIPLLRLRGPFFTLSTLAFVEVLRLIAIYWVGLTNGSVGITTPPAEGFALLSFQDRQPYYYIVLVMTLIAICISVWIYHSKMGYHLRAVASDEDAVRALGVRTPRLKLTALVISAALTGAFGAFTAMYFFVIEPETNFSATLYSIQPALNGIIGGMGTLLGPVVGALIMTPLGEWLRTTFSGATQGLNFVIYGIVLIVIVRVMPGGIVTGANKLYSRFRPAEGTSGGGDSQKRSAEETVDDDHTANTAGRRS from the coding sequence ATGATCCTTATATACGTAGGGATTACTGTCGCATGGAACATTCTCGCATTCGGTGGCATCCTTTCACTCGGCCATGCCGCTTTCTTCGGGATCGGTTCATACACCGTCGCCCTACTTTACGTAAACCTGAATATCAATCCTTGGCTGGGGATTCTTGCCGCAATGGTTACAGCAGGCATCGGTGCGTTGTGCCTGGCGATTCCCTTGTTGCGCTTACGCGGGCCGTTCTTCACGCTTTCCACGTTGGCCTTTGTGGAGGTGCTGCGTCTGATTGCAATCTACTGGGTCGGCCTAACGAACGGTTCGGTGGGCATTACGACTCCTCCTGCCGAGGGCTTCGCGCTTCTCTCTTTCCAGGACCGTCAGCCGTACTACTACATTGTGCTCGTCATGACACTAATCGCCATCTGCATCTCCGTCTGGATCTATCATTCGAAAATGGGCTACCACCTGCGGGCTGTAGCCTCCGATGAAGATGCCGTTCGCGCCCTGGGCGTTCGGACCCCACGTCTGAAATTGACCGCCCTGGTCATCAGCGCGGCGCTAACGGGCGCATTCGGCGCATTTACCGCAATGTACTTCTTCGTAATCGAGCCAGAGACCAACTTCTCAGCAACGCTGTATTCGATTCAGCCGGCGTTGAACGGGATCATCGGCGGTATGGGCACGCTGCTCGGGCCGGTAGTCGGTGCTCTCATCATGACGCCCCTGGGTGAATGGCTGCGGACCACATTCTCCGGCGCTACTCAAGGTCTGAACTTTGTGATCTACGGCATTGTGCTCATCGTTATCGTACGGGTGATGCCCGGTGGGATTGTTACGGGTGCCAACAAACTATACAGCCGGTTCCGCCCGGCGGAAGGAACCTCTGGCGGCGGGGACAGCCAAAAGAGGTCCGCGGAGGAGACGGTGGACGATGACCATACTGCCAACACTGCAGGGAGGCGCAGCTAA
- a CDS encoding zinc-binding dehydrogenase codes for MTAFLKQSRKKGDIALRQVPVPIPGPGQVLIRTEAVGLCGSDIHAVNSHAGYEWLPEQVVLGHEAVGTIHAVGPDVSSTRIGERVVPLAIDGCRNCSVCAGGTPQLCPQRDCLGLSFDGALADFFVLDAGRTVTIDNELSASMAALIEPTGVAVHAVRQLGENLQGQRIVVSGPGPVGLLCGLFAEERGADVEFVGPLEGSQARLDFASQLGFATVRGHEGIERTRNGRPIDAWIEASGGAVVLEDAVTGVRRGGTIVIPGLFGVLPHLDVNELVRREVRLQGTYGYTRDDYRAATDLLLGNQERLASMVTEFRLERVLAAVEATEQTKVIKAVVVAEWPAIEKRF; via the coding sequence ATGACGGCGTTCCTGAAGCAAAGTCGGAAGAAGGGAGACATAGCACTTAGGCAGGTTCCAGTTCCCATACCGGGGCCGGGTCAGGTTCTTATCCGGACGGAGGCTGTAGGACTGTGCGGAAGCGATATCCATGCGGTTAACAGTCATGCGGGATATGAGTGGCTACCGGAACAGGTGGTATTGGGACACGAAGCTGTTGGCACAATCCATGCGGTAGGACCGGATGTCAGCAGTACACGGATCGGCGAACGCGTCGTTCCGTTGGCCATAGACGGTTGCCGCAACTGCTCCGTCTGTGCTGGCGGAACGCCACAGCTCTGTCCGCAGCGGGACTGCCTCGGGCTGTCCTTCGACGGTGCTCTCGCGGACTTTTTTGTTCTCGATGCTGGCAGGACGGTGACCATTGACAATGAACTTTCCGCGTCCATGGCTGCCCTTATTGAACCCACCGGCGTCGCCGTACATGCCGTCCGGCAGCTGGGCGAAAATCTGCAGGGACAACGGATCGTTGTTTCGGGGCCAGGCCCCGTTGGGCTTCTCTGCGGCCTGTTCGCCGAAGAGCGAGGCGCCGACGTCGAGTTCGTAGGGCCGCTGGAAGGCTCCCAGGCGAGACTGGACTTTGCGTCGCAACTGGGCTTCGCTACTGTCCGCGGCCACGAAGGTATCGAGAGGACAAGAAACGGACGCCCCATCGATGCCTGGATAGAGGCCAGTGGCGGCGCCGTTGTTCTTGAAGACGCTGTTACAGGAGTCCGCCGGGGTGGCACGATTGTCATTCCCGGACTCTTCGGCGTACTTCCGCACCTTGACGTGAACGAATTAGTGCGAAGGGAGGTGCGGCTTCAGGGGACCTACGGCTACACACGCGATGACTACAGGGCTGCAACAGACCTTCTGCTGGGCAACCAGGAACGGCTGGCCTCGATGGTTACAGAATTCCGGCTGGAAAGAGTACTGGCGGCTGTAGAAGCTACGGAGCAAACAAAGGTGATCAAGGCTGTGGTTGTCGCCGAATGGCCGGCCATAGAAAAACGATTTTAG